One Nitrosopumilus piranensis genomic region harbors:
- a CDS encoding type 1 glutamine amidotransferase, whose protein sequence is MSDVLLVQNTRIEGSGYLGDLLKTDGFHITSINAKHESIPDKNFSLVVILGAPESANDDLPYLKAEQQLIKNSVEKDIPVLGICLGSQLIAKTFGGKVYSGTKTEIGFYNDLKINNKSTLFSGFSNPFTVFHWHGDTFDLPDDAVRLASSEYYQNQAFQYKSAVGLQFHIEVNEEMVNLWLDNTEEKIKQIPGINPQKIRSDINENISIVKSNMENFYNNYKSEFHL, encoded by the coding sequence ATGTCTGATGTATTACTTGTACAAAACACAAGAATTGAAGGCTCTGGTTATCTTGGAGATCTTCTAAAAACAGATGGATTTCACATTACATCAATTAATGCAAAACATGAATCAATACCTGACAAGAATTTTTCACTTGTTGTAATTTTAGGAGCCCCTGAAAGTGCGAATGATGATTTACCTTATCTTAAAGCAGAACAACAATTAATCAAAAACTCTGTTGAAAAAGACATTCCTGTTTTAGGAATATGTTTGGGTTCTCAATTAATTGCAAAAACATTTGGAGGTAAAGTATATTCTGGCACAAAAACAGAAATTGGCTTTTACAATGATTTGAAAATAAACAATAAATCAACACTCTTTTCAGGATTCAGTAACCCATTTACTGTATTTCATTGGCATGGAGATACGTTTGATTTGCCTGATGATGCAGTCAGATTGGCCTCATCTGAGTATTACCAAAACCAAGCGTTTCAATACAAGAGTGCTGTGGGATTGCAATTTCATATCGAAGTAAATGAAGAGATGGTAAATCTTTGGCTTGATAACACTGAAGAAAAGATAAAACAGATTCCTGGAATTAATCCTCAAAAAATCCGTTCAGACATTAATGAAAATATTTCAATTGTAAAATCAAATATGGAGAATTTTTACAATAATTACAAATCAGAATTTCATCTTTGA
- a CDS encoding toprim domain-containing protein — translation MLVTEQEISELQNFISQLNSVIDGVVVVEGKRDCDALRKLGYQGKILEFYKFGGMINFTDSVSKYKKIIVLFDRDKKGRHLTGKTIHLLQRRTKVDLSYKRKLRQITKGKIMFIEQLVCYESYLV, via the coding sequence GTGCTTGTAACAGAACAGGAAATTTCAGAACTGCAAAATTTTATTTCTCAATTAAATTCTGTAATTGACGGTGTTGTAGTTGTTGAAGGAAAAAGAGATTGCGATGCACTAAGAAAGTTAGGGTATCAAGGAAAAATTTTAGAATTTTACAAGTTTGGGGGTATGATCAATTTTACTGATTCTGTTTCAAAATATAAAAAAATTATAGTTCTTTTTGACAGAGATAAAAAAGGAAGACACCTTACAGGAAAAACAATTCATCTATTGCAGAGAAGAACAAAGGTGGATCTCTCATACAAAAGAAAACTACGACAAATTACAAAAGGGAAAATTATGTTTATCGAGCAATTGGTTTGTTACGAATCTTATCTAGTCTAA